Genomic window (Sulfurovum sp. NBC37-1):
CCGTCGCATGAAAGATCGTACCCGCCTCCGTGACACCGAGATGGAACGGATAGGCATTTTTGGGACGCAGCATTCTGTAGGCATCTACCGTTCTGTCCACATCAGAAGCTTTGAGAGAAACTTTGATATCGGTAAATCCAAGGTCTTCGAGAAACTTGATATTATACTCGGCAGAGGCTACCATACCTTCAGCTGTTGCACCATATTTCTGATCAAATTCTTTTTCCAGAGAACCGGCATTCACACCCACACGGATAGGTAAATTACGCTCCTGACATGCTTTTACGATCTCTTTGATACGTGATTTTTCACCGATGTTCCCCGGGTTGAATCTGATGCAGTCCACCCATTTGGCCGCTTCGAGTGCCAGTCGGTAGTTAAAATGGATATCGGCAATGAGCGGCAGGGATATCTGCTCCTTGATCGCTTTAAGCGCCAAAGCATCTTCCATCTCCGGCACAGCCACACGCACCATATCGGCCCCGGCAAAATGCAGCCTGTTGATCTGCTCTACCGTTGCGGCTACATCACGTGTATCACTATATGTCATCGACTGTACAGAGATCGGTGCATCACCGCCTACGGCAACATCTCCGACGTAAATTTTTTTAGTTGGGTATCTTTCTTTCACACTTAACCTTCATTATAATTGTTTTATTTTATCGTAAATTATTTAATCCGTCGCAGGGTGTGCAATTGCACACCGATCAAAAGTTAATCTATGATTCTTTATGAATATCCATAGGCTAATGCTTTGTAAAAGATGTGTGATCTCTCTTGTATGTTCCGGGTTAAAATAATAATACGCATACAAAAAGGTGTGCTATTGCACACCCTACATTGCATACCCTACGAAAACTCGACCGGGTCCATATCTATCTCTATCTCTCGTCTGTCTACTGCATGCAAAGCTTTTAACAAAGGTACTCGACTCTTGGCACGCAGCAGAATATTAAAGCGATACTTGTTGGCGATACGTTCGACAGGGGCTTTGCCGTGTCCGACGATCTCAATGTCACCGAACTCTTTGAGTTTCGTCACCGTATCCAGCGTGATCTTCCCTGCTTTGGCTTCATCTTTATGGGCGATGAGTATGCGTGCCAAAGATGCGAACGGCGGATAGCCTGCCATTTCAAGAAACACCAGTTCATCCTTGATGAAATCTTCATAGTCGTGCAGATAATTTTTGAAAAATTCCGCATCGCCGGTCTGAACGATCACCTGTCCTTCTTTGGCCCTCCCACTTCGTCCTGCTACCTGAAACAGCAGACTCACCGCCCGTTCTCTCGCACGGTAATCCGCCAACCCCAGAATGTGGTCCAACCCCATGATCACCGAAAGCGTGATGTTGGCATAGTCATGCCCCTTGCTCAGCATCTGCGTACCAAGCAGCAGATGGCTTTCTCCGCTCTCAAAACGCTTGAGGGCATTTTTAAGCTGCTTTGCCGTACCGATGCTGTCCCTGTCGAACTGTTCTATCTGCATGCCCTCTATGGCATTGCCAATGACCTCTATAGCCTCCTGGGTTCCCATGCGTTCACTCTTAAGCGGTGTATGCCCACAGTAGGTACAGGTGTCGACTATGGCTTCGGTGAAGTTGCAGTAGTGGCATTTGAGGTGTCTGCGCTTGCGATGCAGTGCCATCCCCACCGAACAGTAGGGACAGAGATGCGTCTTGCCGCAGCTTTCACAGTAGAGGTATTTGAAATTCCCCCTCGTAGGCAGAAAAAGCAGCGACTGGTTCTTTGCTGCAAAATTCTGCTGCAATGCATTCAAAATAGGTGCATTGATGCTGTCACCACCGATAAAACGGTATTCTTTTTTCATCTGCACATAAGGCTTCTCAAGCTTGACCACATCATACTTATAGTAACTCGCAGCCGAAGGTGTCGCCGAAGCCAGCACTACTTTGGCACCCAGCCTCTGCCCCATCAGCACCGCCACATCGCGTGCATGGTAGCGCGGCCTGGTCTGCGCCTTGTAGCTGTCGTCATGCTCCTCATCGACAATGATCAACCCCAGGTCTTTTAGCGGTGTAAAGAGCGCCGAACGTGCCCCGGCAATGATGCGGACAGTTCCGTTCCCAATGCCTTCAAGGATCTGCTCTTTCTTCTTTTTGGTGATCTTGGAGTGCCACATCGCCACGGCATCGCCGAAATAGACCTTCAGACGCTTCTCCATCTGCGGAGAAAGCGAGATCTCAGGCATCAGGAAAATAGACGTTTTTCCCTCTTCAATCATCTTTGCCATCAGGCTGATAAAAATCTCCGTTTTCCCCGATCCTGTGACACCGAAAAGTAAAGCACGCTCTTTTTTTAAGAGTTGTTCATAGGCTTTTTGTTGTACAGGAGATAATGTAGGGTGCTGCGTCCTCACAGCACAATTACCCTCAGGTAATATAACATTTGGTGCTGTCGGGGGACAGCACCCTACGTGAAAGGGTAAAAATAACGATATCGCTTCAGAAAATGAGGAGAAATAATACTCGGAAATGAACTTTGCGATCTGCATCTGTCCCGAGCTGTAAATTTTATTTGATATTGAAACTATCTCAGCTGTTTCAAATTCCGGATTTTTCACTTCCAAAACAACAATGGCGTCTTTAAATGTTGTTTTTAAAGGCACCAAAACAACAGTCCCTATCGCTAATATTTCCTGGGAACAATATGTCAAGTTTGGCGCACTTGATTTGAGGAATACTATTTCATAATATTTCAAAGGTTTATTTTGTCTTTTTATTTTTGTATTCTAAAGTATTTTGAATGATCAAAATAAATTTTTTACAATTACGCAACTTAGCAAACCAGAATTTTATAACATACCATTAAGGATAATTAAATATTCTTTTCTTACCGATCTACTGCAAGTTCTTTTAGCCAGCTTATCACTAACCACCTACACCTAACTACTATTTTGCAAGTTGATTACAAAGAGTGGAAGTACTATTTGCATTTAATTTGCTACCTGACACACTAAATGTACACGTACTAGTCCCATCCGGACCAGTATATGTCAAACCTGACCAATGTGAGTCCAACCCGTAATCCAGTAAACCTGGCACTTCACCATCCGTAATCGGAAGATGATCCCAGTCAGCATTTAAAATTCTTTTCTGCCTCTCCGTTGCAATCGCCGAACGCATCGCACCTACAGCCGCTCTTGCTTTTGCAATTAGTGCATCATCTCTTGTCGCAGCAAATTTGGGTACTGCAATTGCTGCCAATATCCCAATTACCACTATCACAAATACTAATTCTACCATTGTAAATGCTTTTTTCATTACTTCAATCCCCTTTCTTCCAATGAGAAAATTAATTACTTTTGTATGTTAAAGATTAACCAATTTTGTATTTCTTTCCATTCATTATAAGAATGATAAATCTCTTTTACAATCTAGTATAGCATAATTCTAATTTTAAACCAATCTAATTTTAGATAAAATATTTTAACACTTAAAGGAGTTTTATTGAAGGTTGTTATTTTAGCAGGAGGTTATGGTACACGTATCGCAGAAGAAACCGACATTAAACCAAAACCGATGGTGCAGATTGGCGGCAAGCCCATTTTGTGGCATATCATGAAGATATATTCGCATTACGGCTTCAACGATTTCGTCATACTGCTTGGGTATAAGGGATATTATATCAAGGAGTATTTCACCAACTACTTTCTACATCAAAGCGATATTACGATCGATTTACAAAACAATCAGATGCAGGTGCACGATAACTACAGCGAACCGTGGAAAGTGACGCTGGTCGATACCGGACTGGATGCAATGACGGGGGCACGTATCAAGCGGGCGCAGCGCCATATCGGAGATGAGACTTTCTTGCTGACCTACGGCGACGGCGTATCGGATGTCGATATCGCCAAAACAGTCGAACTTCACAAAAAGCACGGCAAAACACTGACGATGACGGCAATCCAGCCCGAAGCGCGTTTCGGCAATCTCGAAATCGACACCGACGGCAGTGTGCAGGCCTTTGCAGAGAAGCCGCGCAGCGAAGGTGGCTGGATCAACGGCGGTTTTTTCGTCTGCGAGCCCGGGGTGTTTGACTATCTTGAAGAGGACGACAGCTGCGTTTTTGAGCAGATGCCGCTACAAAAGATAGCGGTGGATAATGAAATTGTCGCCTACAAACATCCACGATTCTGGCAGTGTATGGATACGCTAAGAGATAATCAAAAGCTCAATCAGATGTGGAAAGCAAATCAGGCGCCATGGAAGGTCTGGAATGACTGATTTTTTTGAGGCCTACCACGGGAAAAAGGTCCTGGTAACGGGGCATACAGGTTTCAAGGGTTCCTGGCTTGCGATGTGGTTGCAAACCCTTGGAGCGGAAGTGGTGGGCTATGCCCTCCCGCCGGAAACGGAACCGTCTCACTTTACACTACTGGACCTCGATATGGTCAGTATCGAAGGTGACATACGGGATCTTGAATATCTGCAGCAGGTGTACAATGATTTTCAGCCCGATATCGTTTTTCATCTGGCGGCGCAGCCGCTGGTACGGCGCTCGTACCGTGAACCAGTTGAGACCTTCAACACCAATGTGATGGGAACGGTCAATGTGCTGGAAGCCTGCCGCCAGACCCCATCTGTTCGTGCTATCATCAACGTGACCAGCGACAAGTGCTACGAAAACCGCGAATGGGTATGGGGGTACCGCGAGAACGACCCAATGGGCGGGTACGACCCCTACAGCGCCAGCAAGGGCGCGGCGGAGCTCGTCAGCGCCGCGTACCGCCGCTCCTATTTCAACAACGCCGCGTACGGAAAGACGCACGAAACACTGTTAGCAACCTGTCGCGCGGGCAACGTCATCGGTGGCGGCGACTGGAGTGAGGATAGACTAATCCCCGATATCGTCCGTGCCGCGGCGGCGGGGGAAGCGGTCGCGATCCGGTCACCGAATGCGACACGGCCGTGGCAGCACGTGCTCGATGCGCTTAATGGTTACCTGCTGCTGGGGCAGAAACTGCTTGAGGGCAAACGCGAATTCGCCGATGCGTGGAACTTCGGTCCTTTGGATGAAGATGAATTGAGTGTTTTGCAAATGTGTGATTTGTTTCAAGAGCAGTGGCCGGATATGCAGATTAAAACGGAAGAGAGTGTGGAAGCTCCCCATGAGGCTGGATATCTGAAACTTGATTGTTCCAAAGCACATATGCTACTTAAATGGCAAGGAAAGTGGACTGCGGATAAAGCGATCACAATGACTGCACAGTGGTATTTACATTTTTTGCTATACAATGAAGTACAGTCATCCTTACAATTAAAACAATATATAAGTCAGTTAAAAAATGAAAAAACAGTTTTCTAGAAATTGTCCAATTTGCAATGAATCAAAAGGAGAAATCCTACATATACAGGAATTCTTACTTGAAAGAGGTAATCCGCTACCTGATAGGTACGATATTGTACAGTGCTATCAGTGCGGGTTCATCTTTTCAGATACAAATGCTGGGCAAGAGTTATATGACATTTATTATCAAAACTTTTCTAAATATGAAGATACTGAAATCGGAAGTGGGTCCGGTGGTCAGGCATATGATGAAAAACGCTTGAAGGAAACAATACGGAGTTTAGAAGCTTTTTTAGAGTCGAAAGAGAGCCGAATACTTGATATTGGTTCTGGAAATGGAGGTATGCTGCGTTTGCTTGGGGAAAAAGGTTTTTCCAATTTAAGCGCACTTGATCCATCTAGCAAATGTGTTGCCTATATGAAAGGTCAATCAATAGAGGCTGTTCGCGGCAGCCTTTTTGATGACATGCACCAACATTTTGGTACAAGAAAATTTGACTTGATTATTTTGTCGCATGTCCTGGAACATATCCGTGATTTACATTTGGCTGTTAAAAATATTTCAGGTCTCCTGGATAAAAACGGTGTAATTTACATTGAAGTTCCCGATGCCAGAAGATACAAAGATTTTTTCCTTGTCCCCTATTACTATTTTGACATCGAACATATCAATCATTTTACGCAGCGATCTTTGACATCGCTCATGATGCTTTTTGGTCTTAGTGAACGCTGTTCAGGTACGAAAGAACTCGAGATATCCAATACAATACGCTACCCGGCATTATTTACATTCTATACAAACGGCAGATATGATGACGCTGAAGCGGTTATAAAATTTGTGGATCAGTCCAATAAAGAAAAAGGTATTGCAAGCGTACTTGAATCAATAATGCGGCAAAAGAAAAGTATAGTCGTATGGGGAGCAGGGAATTATACTAAACGATTGCTGGCAACTACGAAACTCAAAAATATTAATATTGATTTTTTTGTAGATAAAGATAGAAACAAACAAGGAGCCAGTCTCAATGGTATCGAGATAAAATCTCCGGACGCATTGCATTCATACAGTGGCACAGTTGTGATAGCGTCGGCTTTGTATACCGATGATATATATAGGGAAGCTATATCAAGGTTTCCGCAATCAAATATTATAGTATTAGGGATGACATGATCAAAGTAAGCGAAATAGTGACAGATTTTTTGGCAGAACATCCTATGGTCTCGAAAAAAATTTTTATGGTTTCCGGCGGTGGGAACATGCATCTGATCGATTCGATCGGACGCCACAAGAGACTCAACTATATCTGCAACCACCACGAACAGGCTTGCACCCTTGCGGCGGAAGGATATGCTCGTGTTACGAATAAGGTCGGCGTAGCGATGGTGACGACAGGACCAGGTGGTACAAATGCGATTACGGGCGTTTATGGTGCATGGGTAGATTCAATCCCGACAATGATAATTTCAGGACAGGTCAAATTTGAGACGACCATTGCCAGTCAGCCAGAACTGCAACTGCGCCAGTTAGGTGACCAGGAGATCAACATTATTGATCTTGTCAAACCTATTACCAAGTATGCCGTGATGGTAACCGATAAACATGATATCCTTTATCACCTCCAAAAGGCAGTTTACGAAGCCAAAAGCGGTAGGCCAGGCCCAGTATGGATAGATATCCCCCTTGATATTCAGGGAACGAAGGTCAATGAGAACGATCTGAAGCGCTTCATCCCACCGGCACCACCGGAATACGATCTAAAAATCGATGAGGTTCTTGCACTTTTGAAGCAGGCGAAAAGACCGGTAATCATTGCCGGAAACGGTATCACGCTTTCAGGTGCGAACAAAGCGTTTTTGCGGTTGGTAGAAAAACTGGGAATACCGGTGGTAGGAACGTTTGCGCGGTATGATATTGTTCAGGATAATCATCCGTTGGCATTCGGGCGTTATGGGACAATTGGGCACAGGGCAGCAAATTTCATTATACAAAACAGTGACCTTGTTTTAGCAATTGGTGCAAGAATGAATATCCGTTCCATCAGTTACAATTGGGAATATTTTGCCAGAGAAGCAAAGAAGATCGCTATCGATATCGATGCAGCGGAACTGCAAAAACATACATTGAAACTTGATATAAAAATTCAGGCAGATGCTGGCGTATTTATTCAAACGATGCTTGAATCCAACGCAATTCTCCCTTCATACGGAACATGGGTTGAGCGGTGCAAAAAATACAAAGCAGATTTTCCAACGATAACACCAGAGCGAATCGCTATTAAAAAGTATGTTGATTCTTACCGTTTTTTTGACGTTCTTTCCGATATCGCCTCAGATGATGCAGTTTTTGTGTTTGCAAATGCCACAGCAAGTGTCTCATCATTTCAGAGCCTGAGAACAAAAGGAACACAAAAGATCGTTGAAAACTCAGGCTGTGCTGCGATGGGATATGATTTGCCGGCAGCTATCGGTGCCTGTATAGCAAATGGAAAAAAAGAAGTGATCTGCGTCAGTGGAGACGGCAGTCTGCAAATGAATTTACAGGAATTACAAACGATTATTCATTATAATTTGCCAATCAAACTGTTTGTGTTGAACAATCGGGGCTACGCTTCAATCAAAAATACACAAAATAATTTTTTCGGCGGCTTTAAAGTTGGTTCAGAGATTGGAAGTGGTGTCAGTTTTCCTGATACACAGAAAATTGCCAGAGCATACGGATTCAAAGTGTTTAAAATTTCCGATCAACAAAATCTATATGAAGAGTTAAAAACAATTTATGCTCATGAAAAAGCCTTCATTTGTGAAATAATGTTAGACCCTGATGAAAAAATGGAACCTAAACTCTCGTCAGAAGTTAAAAAGGATGGTACGCTGGTATCTAAACCTCTTGAAGATATGTTTCCCTTTTTAGATAGAGAGCTATTTGAACAAAATATGATTATATCGTCCCTGCAGGAGTAAAGATGACCTTAGAGAAGATTTTAAATGATACATTATCTAAAGAAATTAAATTAACCAAAACCATTGTTTTGTACGGTGCAGGAAATTTTGCAAAGGAGTGTTTAACAACTCTAAAAAAACATAATTATGAGGTTTTGTTTATTATAGATAAATACAAAGGTAAACAAAATCTTTTTATTGATTCTGTACCTGTAATATCTTTTGATGATTCTAGACTAACAGAGCAAATAAAAATTAATTCAAGCTGTATCTTAAGTATTTTTAATGCTTATGTAGATTTAGCTTTAATCCAAGATGATATAAGAGCCGAAAATTTTGTGAATATTATCAATCCTATGGAGTTTATTGACTTATTTTATGATGATATGGGTGATCATTTCTGGCTAACTTCCGTAAAAAATTTGAAAGCTTACAAAAAAGAAATTCTTGATGCATACAATAAGCTTGAAGACACACATTCTAAAATATTATTCCAAAATATTATCGAATACAGACTAAAGAAAGAACTTAAGCATATACAATCTCCACAAAATGTACATACACAATATATTCCCCTAGATATTAATATAAATTATCCAAAATTAAATTTTATTGATTGTGGTGCTTATGATGGTGATACCATTATACATTTTATTAAAAATAATATTGATATTGAGTCTTTTATTGCTTTTGAACCAGATATTTCAAACCTTGAA
Coding sequences:
- the ispG gene encoding flavodoxin-dependent (E)-4-hydroxy-3-methylbut-2-enyl-diphosphate synthase produces the protein MKERYPTKKIYVGDVAVGGDAPISVQSMTYSDTRDVAATVEQINRLHFAGADMVRVAVPEMEDALALKAIKEQISLPLIADIHFNYRLALEAAKWVDCIRFNPGNIGEKSRIKEIVKACQERNLPIRVGVNAGSLEKEFDQKYGATAEGMVASAEYNIKFLEDLGFTDIKVSLKASDVDRTVDAYRMLRPKNAYPFHLGVTEAGTIFHATVKSAIGLGALLLDGIGDTMRVSITGELEEEIKVGKAILKDSGRVQEGLNIISCPTCGRIEADLVSAVAEVEKRTAHIKTPMDVSVMGCVVNAIGEAKHADVAIAYGKGSGLVMVKGEVVAKLPEGELVERFVAEVEKFAGENG
- a CDS encoding primosomal protein N' — its product is MKYYEIVFLKSSAPNLTYCSQEILAIGTVVLVPLKTTFKDAIVVLEVKNPEFETAEIVSISNKIYSSGQMQIAKFISEYYFSSFSEAISLFLPFHVGCCPPTAPNVILPEGNCAVRTQHPTLSPVQQKAYEQLLKKERALLFGVTGSGKTEIFISLMAKMIEEGKTSIFLMPEISLSPQMEKRLKVYFGDAVAMWHSKITKKKKEQILEGIGNGTVRIIAGARSALFTPLKDLGLIIVDEEHDDSYKAQTRPRYHARDVAVLMGQRLGAKVVLASATPSAASYYKYDVVKLEKPYVQMKKEYRFIGGDSINAPILNALQQNFAAKNQSLLFLPTRGNFKYLYCESCGKTHLCPYCSVGMALHRKRRHLKCHYCNFTEAIVDTCTYCGHTPLKSERMGTQEAIEVIGNAIEGMQIEQFDRDSIGTAKQLKNALKRFESGESHLLLGTQMLSKGHDYANITLSVIMGLDHILGLADYRARERAVSLLFQVAGRSGRAKEGQVIVQTGDAEFFKNYLHDYEDFIKDELVFLEMAGYPPFASLARILIAHKDEAKAGKITLDTVTKLKEFGDIEIVGHGKAPVERIANKYRFNILLRAKSRVPLLKALHAVDRREIEIDMDPVEFS
- a CDS encoding type II secretion system protein, with amino-acid sequence MKKAFTMVELVFVIVVIGILAAIAVPKFAATRDDALIAKARAAVGAMRSAIATERQKRILNADWDHLPITDGEVPGLLDYGLDSHWSGLTYTGPDGTSTCTFSVSGSKLNANSTSTLCNQLAK
- the rfbF gene encoding glucose-1-phosphate cytidylyltransferase, yielding MKVVILAGGYGTRIAEETDIKPKPMVQIGGKPILWHIMKIYSHYGFNDFVILLGYKGYYIKEYFTNYFLHQSDITIDLQNNQMQVHDNYSEPWKVTLVDTGLDAMTGARIKRAQRHIGDETFLLTYGDGVSDVDIAKTVELHKKHGKTLTMTAIQPEARFGNLEIDTDGSVQAFAEKPRSEGGWINGGFFVCEPGVFDYLEEDDSCVFEQMPLQKIAVDNEIVAYKHPRFWQCMDTLRDNQKLNQMWKANQAPWKVWND
- the rfbG gene encoding CDP-glucose 4,6-dehydratase, which codes for MTDFFEAYHGKKVLVTGHTGFKGSWLAMWLQTLGAEVVGYALPPETEPSHFTLLDLDMVSIEGDIRDLEYLQQVYNDFQPDIVFHLAAQPLVRRSYREPVETFNTNVMGTVNVLEACRQTPSVRAIINVTSDKCYENREWVWGYRENDPMGGYDPYSASKGAAELVSAAYRRSYFNNAAYGKTHETLLATCRAGNVIGGGDWSEDRLIPDIVRAAAAGEAVAIRSPNATRPWQHVLDALNGYLLLGQKLLEGKREFADAWNFGPLDEDELSVLQMCDLFQEQWPDMQIKTEESVEAPHEAGYLKLDCSKAHMLLKWQGKWTADKAITMTAQWYLHFLLYNEVQSSLQLKQYISQLKNEKTVF
- a CDS encoding class I SAM-dependent methyltransferase; translation: MKKQFSRNCPICNESKGEILHIQEFLLERGNPLPDRYDIVQCYQCGFIFSDTNAGQELYDIYYQNFSKYEDTEIGSGSGGQAYDEKRLKETIRSLEAFLESKESRILDIGSGNGGMLRLLGEKGFSNLSALDPSSKCVAYMKGQSIEAVRGSLFDDMHQHFGTRKFDLIILSHVLEHIRDLHLAVKNISGLLDKNGVIYIEVPDARRYKDFFLVPYYYFDIEHINHFTQRSLTSLMMLFGLSERCSGTKELEISNTIRYPALFTFYTNGRYDDAEAVIKFVDQSNKEKGIASVLESIMRQKKSIVVWGAGNYTKRLLATTKLKNINIDFFVDKDRNKQGASLNGIEIKSPDALHSYSGTVVIASALYTDDIYREAISRFPQSNIIVLGMT
- a CDS encoding thiamine pyrophosphate-binding protein is translated as MIKVSEIVTDFLAEHPMVSKKIFMVSGGGNMHLIDSIGRHKRLNYICNHHEQACTLAAEGYARVTNKVGVAMVTTGPGGTNAITGVYGAWVDSIPTMIISGQVKFETTIASQPELQLRQLGDQEINIIDLVKPITKYAVMVTDKHDILYHLQKAVYEAKSGRPGPVWIDIPLDIQGTKVNENDLKRFIPPAPPEYDLKIDEVLALLKQAKRPVIIAGNGITLSGANKAFLRLVEKLGIPVVGTFARYDIVQDNHPLAFGRYGTIGHRAANFIIQNSDLVLAIGARMNIRSISYNWEYFAREAKKIAIDIDAAELQKHTLKLDIKIQADAGVFIQTMLESNAILPSYGTWVERCKKYKADFPTITPERIAIKKYVDSYRFFDVLSDIASDDAVFVFANATASVSSFQSLRTKGTQKIVENSGCAAMGYDLPAAIGACIANGKKEVICVSGDGSLQMNLQELQTIIHYNLPIKLFVLNNRGYASIKNTQNNFFGGFKVGSEIGSGVSFPDTQKIARAYGFKVFKISDQQNLYEELKTIYAHEKAFICEIMLDPDEKMEPKLSSEVKKDGTLVSKPLEDMFPFLDRELFEQNMIISSLQE
- a CDS encoding FkbM family methyltransferase produces the protein MTLEKILNDTLSKEIKLTKTIVLYGAGNFAKECLTTLKKHNYEVLFIIDKYKGKQNLFIDSVPVISFDDSRLTEQIKINSSCILSIFNAYVDLALIQDDIRAENFVNIINPMEFIDLFYDDMGDHFWLTSVKNLKAYKKEILDAYNKLEDTHSKILFQNIIEYRLKKELKHIQSPQNVHTQYIPLDININYPKLNFIDCGAYDGDTIIHFIKNNIDIESFIAFEPDISNLEKLNKNLKEYEDIEGFIYPSGVYSSSKQLRFSGGQGSASHIDNQGDDVIQVVSMDEVLLNYKVNFIKMDIEGAEIEALLGAKNLIQKNTPILALSAYHKFDDLWTITALLSQWKLKYSFYLRIYEHNGFGLVYYALPKKYLLKKD